In Boudabousia tangfeifanii, the DNA window CGAACAATGATTTCACCGGCGCCAACTAGCTGACCACCGAAACGCTTAACGCCTAGGCGCTGTGCGTTCGAGTCACGACCGTTCTTGGAAGAACCAAGACCTTTCTTATGTGCCATTTCGGTACTACCTTTCTTTCGTCAGGAAAGATCACGCAATAGCGGTGATCTTGACCGTCGTAAGCTTCTGGCGGTGACCCATACGCTTCCGGTAGCCGGTCTTGTTCTTGTATTTGATAATTGAAATCTTAGGACCCTTAGCGGGGGCCACAACCTCTGCGGAAACCTTGACTTTTTCAAGTTCTTTAGATCCGGTGGTGACCTTGTCACCATCGACCAACATCAGCGGCTGGAAGTCGACAGTTTCGCCAACTTCAGCAGCCAGCTTGTCGACGACGACGACATCACCGACGGACACCTTTTCCTGTCGGCCGCCGGCCTTGACAATCGCGTAGACCACGTTGCTGCTCATCTCTTTTAGAAAACGAATACTTACCATTGGGTGAAAGGAAGTCGAAGAATCGAATTCTCTCTCAACACCGAGTATCTAATGTACTCTACCTTGACCTTTTCGGCAACTATTAACGACGTAATGTCGCCTAGAAGGCTGTGGCATTAGACACTAGATATCTCTTATCTCTGTTCAGCCTCAGCCTAAGCTTCTGGCTGTTCAGACTCGTTAGATTGTACCTCACCACTAGGGTTCACATCGGGCGACACTACCCCTTCGGTAGTTGCTACCCGACGACGAGCCCGACGTGGAGCTACTGCTCTAACTTGATGACTGCGGGTCGAAGCTGCCTTAGTTTGGCGAGTTTCTGCAGTTTCTAGTTCCCCTAAGGCACGTTCTGCTTCAGGGGTAGCACTTGCACCCGAAGTTTCTGAGGCCGCCTCTGGTTGAGTAATCTCACTTCCAGAAACAGCGTTTTGCCCTGAAGTGCTGGCAGTAGTCACGACCCCGCCAGAGGTGGCGACACGACGTTTGCGCGCTTTAGGCACAGTCACTTCGTTACTAGGTTCATTCGCAGCCTGTTTGTTTGGAGCTGCTACCTGTGAATCGCTGCCATCAGTTTCAGCCCCCTTTGCCGCTGATTTCTTTTTGCCACTCTTAGCTTTCGAATCGCTCTTGCTAGTCTTCTGCTTCGCGTCTCGCGACTTTTTAACCCCAGACTTTTTAGTATTCTGGGTGTCAATAATTTCTTCAGCGGCTTCCTCAACCACGGCAATCGCATCTTGGAGCGCCTCTTCTGCAGCTTCTTCCGACTTCAAAGAGGCCTGAGCGATCGCTGTCATTGCGGCGGTCACCTTGGCATGCTCGGCTTTAGCTGCGGCTTCTGCCCGTGCTTTAGCTTTCGCCGCATTAGCGCTTTCTTTCTTATTGCGTTTGCTAGGCTTTTCAAAAGCATCGAGGATGTCATCGCGTTCGCGTTCAATTGGTTTGTCATGGACGATGAAGCCTCGTCCGCCACAGCATTCACATTCAGTTGAGAATGCTTCAACTAAACCTTGACCAACACGCTTACGGGTCATTTGGACCAAACCGAGGGCGGTTACTTCTGAAACCTGGTGGCGAGTGCGATCTCGTCCTAGGCATTCGACTAGCCGACGCAGAACCAAGTCGCGATTCGATTCGAGCACCATGTCAACAAAGTCGATCACGATAATGCCACCGATATCTCGCAAGCGAAGCTGGCGAACAATCTCTTCTGCCGCTTCAAGGTTATTCTTGGTGACAGTTTCTTCAAGGGTGCCACCCGAACCGGTATAACGACCCGTGTTCACGTCGATCACTGTCATAGCTTCGGTACGGTCAATTACCAAAGAACCACCGGAAGGCAACCAAGCCTTACGATCCATTCCCTTTGCCAGTTGTTGATCTACTCGGTAGCTGGCAAAGATGTCTTCCTCGCCCTCGTACTTTTCCAACCTTGGGGCAAGTTCTGGAGAAAGTTCCTTGACGTACTCGCTAATCGTCTCCCAAGCATTTTCGCCAGAAACAATTAGCTTTGTGAAGTCCTCATTGAAGATGTCACGGACCACACGCACAGCCAACTCGGGTTCCGAGCGGACAATATACGGTGCGCCCTTCTTTTTCTTCTGCTTTTTCTCAATCTCGAGCCACTGCTTTTCCAAGCGCTTCACATCAGCGGTTAGCTGTTCAGCGGTAGCCCCTTCTGCGGCAGTACGTACAATCACACCAAAGCCCTTAGGCACAATCTGACGCAGAATCTTCTTTAGACGGACGCGTTCCTTTTCCGGCAGCTTGCGTGAAATGCCAGTCATGGAACCAGAAGGAACCAACACTAGGTAACGTCCAGCTAGCGTAATCTGGCTGGTCAGACGAGCACCCTTATGACCAATTGGATCCTTAGTTACCTGGACGAGAACTGAATCCCCCGAGGAAAGAGCTTTTTCAATCCGGCGCTGCTTGCCAGCCATATCCGAGATATCCCAGTTGACTTCACCAGCATAAAGGACACCATTGCGCCCCTCGCCGATATCAACGAAGGCAGCTTCCATCGAAGGCAAAACATTCTGGATTTTACCTACATAGACATTACCGACTTTAGAAGTCTGGGCACGACGGGCAACATAATGTTCAACTAGAAGACCGTCCTCGATCACGGCAATCTGATTGAGGCCGTCACGCTCACGCACTAGCATCAATCGTTCGACTGACTCCCGGCGCGCCAAGAACTCCGCTTCGGTTACAACAGTCTTTTTACGACCTTCTTTACGGCCTTCCTTACGACGCTGCCGTTTAGCCTCAAGACGGGTAGAACCTTTCAGCGCGGTCACTTCATCCTTAGGATCGCGCTCATCTGCCGTTTCGACCTCGGCATCATTATCAGCCACACGGGTACGGCGGCGACGGCGACGACGGCTGCCGCTACCAAGTTCTTCATCTTCGTCGACTGCCTCAACCGAGCGCTCTTGCTCGCGATCATCGTCCGATTCCGAGCTCACTGCTTTACGCCGAGTGCGACGTTTCGAGCTTTTTGACTCATCGTCCGCCTCAACCCGTTCATCACTTCGATTTTTTCGAGTTCGATTGCGACGCGAGGACTGCTCGTCTTCAAGCTCAAGATTAGCTTCAACCTCATCAACATTTTTGCGACGGTTTCCCTTAGACCGAGGACGGCGGTATTCCTCGTCCTCGTCAGAAACCTTAGGCTTTCTAATCACCAAAGTTGGATCTGGCGCTTGAAACAGCGGCGCCATGGCAGCGGGCTGCACGATCGGCTTTGCGGGCGCAGTCTGCTCTGGCTCAGCTTGGCTGAACAAATCAATATTCGTCATAGTAATAAATCTCCAATATGGTGCCTTGGCATCTATCAGGCACTCGTACCGCTCCGTGCGGCGAAAATCTGTGGGGCGCAATGCCGGAACAACCTAAAGTTGTAAGCTCGATACCACTAGCCTACCCAAATGATACCAGCCCAATTGCTAGTGTGATTAGCTGACAGTTGTCTCAACGAGTCAATACGCCCTCGGCAAAATGTAAAAATTGCAAATTTCAAGAACTCAAAGCATGGACTTTAGTAGTCTCAAAGTCATTACAATTCGGCTAGTTTTCGTACATTACGCCATAAAACCTACTAACATAGAGACTGAAATACTATTACTCTTAACGAAAGGTGGAGCGAGTGGTAACCCTACCTGCTGCCTTAGATGCGCTAACAGTTGCGCGCTGGCAATTCGGTATCACAACCGTGTATCACTTCATCCTCGTGCCGCTAACCATTGGACTTTCGGTCATGGTAGCCATCATGCAAACCATGTGGCTCAAGACCCAAAAAGAATCTTGGCTCAAAGCGACACGTTTCTTCGGCAAGCTATTCCTAATTAACTTTGCTTTGGGTGTAGCTACCGGTATTGTGCAAGAATTCCAGTTTGGGATGAACTGGTCTGAATACTCCCGTATGGTCGGCGATATCTTCGGCGCCCCACTAGCCATCGAAGCACTCCTAGCATTCTTTATGGAATCAACCTTCCTCGGGCTATGGATCTTCGGTTGGGGCAAGCTATCCCCCAAGCTACACACTGCCATGATTTGGTTGGTTGCCGCGGGCGTTAACTTCTCCGCCCTATGGATTTTGGGCGCAAACTCGTGGATGCAGCACCCAGTGGGTGCCGCTCTAAACCCTGAAACTGGCCGTTTTGAACTTGATGGCTTTGCTGGTTTCGGAGCCGTCGTCGCAAATCCAAAACTATGGCTCACTTTCTTCCACGTCGTCCTTTCCTCTTGGATGGTTGCGGGCACCCTGATCGCTGGTCTTTCCATCTGGTGGATGATTCGCGCTAACAAGGCAGGTGGCGAAGGTACTGAACAAGCCAAAAATATTTGGCATCCAGTGGCCCGCTTCGGCATCTTGATTTTGTTCATTGGTGGTCTTGGTACCGCCATCTCTGGCGACCTGCAGGGCCAGTACTTGGTGAAGGAACAGCCCATGAAGATGGCTGCCGCAG includes these proteins:
- the rplU gene encoding 50S ribosomal protein L21, giving the protein MSSNVVYAIVKAGGRQEKVSVGDVVVVDKLAAEVGETVDFQPLMLVDGDKVTTGSKELEKVKVSAEVVAPAKGPKISIIKYKNKTGYRKRMGHRQKLTTVKITAIA
- a CDS encoding Rne/Rng family ribonuclease, with product MTNIDLFSQAEPEQTAPAKPIVQPAAMAPLFQAPDPTLVIRKPKVSDEDEEYRRPRSKGNRRKNVDEVEANLELEDEQSSRRNRTRKNRSDERVEADDESKSSKRRTRRKAVSSESDDDREQERSVEAVDEDEELGSGSRRRRRRRTRVADNDAEVETADERDPKDEVTALKGSTRLEAKRQRRKEGRKEGRKKTVVTEAEFLARRESVERLMLVRERDGLNQIAVIEDGLLVEHYVARRAQTSKVGNVYVGKIQNVLPSMEAAFVDIGEGRNGVLYAGEVNWDISDMAGKQRRIEKALSSGDSVLVQVTKDPIGHKGARLTSQITLAGRYLVLVPSGSMTGISRKLPEKERVRLKKILRQIVPKGFGVIVRTAAEGATAEQLTADVKRLEKQWLEIEKKQKKKKGAPYIVRSEPELAVRVVRDIFNEDFTKLIVSGENAWETISEYVKELSPELAPRLEKYEGEEDIFASYRVDQQLAKGMDRKAWLPSGGSLVIDRTEAMTVIDVNTGRYTGSGGTLEETVTKNNLEAAEEIVRQLRLRDIGGIIVIDFVDMVLESNRDLVLRRLVECLGRDRTRHQVSEVTALGLVQMTRKRVGQGLVEAFSTECECCGGRGFIVHDKPIERERDDILDAFEKPSKRNKKESANAAKAKARAEAAAKAEHAKVTAAMTAIAQASLKSEEAAEEALQDAIAVVEEAAEEIIDTQNTKKSGVKKSRDAKQKTSKSDSKAKSGKKKSAAKGAETDGSDSQVAAPNKQAANEPSNEVTVPKARKRRVATSGGVVTTASTSGQNAVSGSEITQPEAASETSGASATPEAERALGELETAETRQTKAASTRSHQVRAVAPRRARRRVATTEGVVSPDVNPSGEVQSNESEQPEA
- a CDS encoding cytochrome ubiquinol oxidase subunit I, which gives rise to MVTLPAALDALTVARWQFGITTVYHFILVPLTIGLSVMVAIMQTMWLKTQKESWLKATRFFGKLFLINFALGVATGIVQEFQFGMNWSEYSRMVGDIFGAPLAIEALLAFFMESTFLGLWIFGWGKLSPKLHTAMIWLVAAGVNFSALWILGANSWMQHPVGAALNPETGRFELDGFAGFGAVVANPKLWLTFFHVVLSSWMVAGTLIAGLSIWWMIRANKAGGEGTEQAKNIWHPVARFGILILFIGGLGTAISGDLQGQYLVKEQPMKMAAAESLCETQKAASFTVAAWGDCQSEEGVKRFIEIPGLFSFLATHDFNAEVEGVKNLQQKNVEIFNANKAFTDKYGDASQYDFAPNANASFWSFRFMIGLGLFSMLLAIAGWWFTRKGNIPDQNWLAKLAIISLPFPFLGSSFGWIFTEIGRQPWVVVPNFATGSDPVGDVFMMTQAGVSGSVSAGAMLTTLIVFTLLYAALGVVWFWLMRRYALEGITSKSSNGHEGHDLSFSY